The nucleotide window CATTTCTGGCTAATTCGTGGTCTTAATAAGTAATTTCTAGAAATAGTTTTCCATcccaggctttatttttttaatattttacttgagagagagagtgagggagagagagcatgagtggagtgtagcagagcagagagagaggaagaagcagtcttctcactaagcagggaacctgattggggctcgatcccaggatcatgacctgagctgcaaaggcagagggttaactgactgagctggcATCCCCATTCCAGGCTTTAGCCTCTTAACTCTGGACACAGCTTCTGAGGGTTTGGCCCTTGCCTCACTCCCACAGAAGCTTCATCTGATCCACCATCCAGCTTCAGGTAAAGCTGACTCACACCAAAGGACTTGCAGTTTTCCAAGGCCCCAGACCCACTAGCCTCGGGGTGCTTACACTTGACTTCTCACATCTGGATCCTCCCATGTCCTCTCCTTTCCACATGTCCTTAGGTATTAGGGTGTATCCCATTCTCTTTCTTACTTGACAGCTGTTTCTACACTCTAAAACTCTATGGGCACCGTGAGTGGGTCTGGTTTATTCTGACACTCCCAGTACTAGCAGGAAGCCTCCCAAAGATGCTGAAGGAATGTCTGAGAAATAAACGAGACAGTGTGCAAGAGGTCTAATTTATTGTGCTATAATTAATCCTACATTCTTAAAtaatctatatgtatatgtatacaggCAATATCATTTAGTTTTGAATGaactaaaagtgaaaagaaaatgcaatatttggccatcttttacttttttctctatttcttgacCCCAAGTCAAGAAATTCTTGAATTCTTGAATTCATGAATTCTTTTACATTTCCAAGGAAATTCCTAATCCACTGATAGGTTATCATAGTCCAAATCAGTAAATAAGATGAGGAATTTCCCAATTtggtttacaaaataataatctcTTACTCTTAAATCTCATATACagcacaaaatttgaaaatatcattcATAACCTTGGATTTTTGAAGCTAATAAACCttctatcaaaagaaaaaaacaattaaaaattaacatataaaatggGAACATAAACATGTTATACAGTCTGTTTTCTCTGCCCCACCCTGACCTTCCACTAAGgagaacatgtattttttttttttaacaacaaaatgaagaatcTGTCTCACATTTTACTAGGGGTGGGAGGAGCTGCTAGCCATGGCCCTGGAACGGGCACTGGCCATGGCCCTGGAGCGTGCATTAGCCCTGGCAGCAATAAGAGCCTTGGCTGCAGCTCTGGCTTGGGCTCGTTCTTCCTCATCCCTCAAAGCCTCTTCATAATAGgatgggaaggcagaggggatGGTATCATGGATCTTGGCCAAAAATTCAAGAACCCTCATCTTGCTGGTCTCAGCGTGGGCTCTGGGACCCCACAGGAACTCATAGCGTGGAGGATCACTGTTGACCACCTGCCTGTACTCCAGATAATTTTCTTTCACCAAATCTCTGGTGATGAGCTTCCTGGGCTCCCCATAGATGAAGTGCTTCCTCCCAGGATATAACCCCATCATATTCAGCACTTCCCAGACTTGCTCCTCAGTGGCACAGTTACCCTTTGTGAAGATCACACCCAGAACGGTCATCAGCAGACCGGTCTCAGGCACACTACTCTCATTACTCAGCTTCCCATCATAGCTTGGTTCCAGTTTGTTGACGAGCACATAGATGTGCCTATTGGGATCCACCTCCTTCATGTCGAGGCCAAAGACCAGCTCTAAGTGATCAGAGGCTTTCCTGAGGATCACATGGAAGTAATTCCTATAGATCTGAATTACATTTCTAAGCATATCTGCCTTGGTAATGGGCTCTTTTGTTTGATACTTATATAGCAGGTAGTATACCAATATAAACACCTTCTCCCCCAGAGGGCTTCTATGGAAGGGCTCAGTGGCTGTTGGATTCTGGGAGGATCTTGGCCTTCCCTGTACTTCATTGGTGCCTTCATTTGATCTCATGTATGACACAGCTGCAGCAGTAGTGGCGGTGAATGTGGCTGTCCGAGGACCCTGGGGATTGCAAATGATTCAGCTAGTGAGCTCTAAAGGAATGTCTTCCAaatgaggggaggaagaggagtgcAACTGAGCAGCGGCTTGAGCACTTACCAGATCCTGTGAACCTTCTCGGGCCTGTCGATGTCTCTCACGGGCCCGGAGCTTACTCTTCTGACCCCGAGGCATGATGACTCTGTTCAGGTGCAGCAGAGATGTGGACAGGTGAACCAGTGACCTGGAAGAAAGAGGATAAGATGGTGTGTGCCCATTCACAGGGCGATGCTGTCTTGGTTTTATTAATGACTACCTCTGCAGGTTTTCTTACGTGCACTGCTCAAGGAATTCACAgtgttcattttctcttctcagcttgtttcctgagaacCTTGTGAAAGTAACAAGAGTTCACCTTAAACTGCTACCTGCCTGATCTGCCTAGGGCTTTCTAGGGTGACAGCAAGGCCTAGAATATCCAGGCACTATGGAGGCCCCTCTGTTTGGGGTAGGTGTGTTTCTCTCATTTCACTTTCAGGACTATCATTTTGGCTTCTGGCCGCTTCTGGTTTCCCTTTATTGCTTTCATGCTGACCTCATTTCAATACTTCATCTCCCTTTGATTCCAGAGGAGAAATTGAGGGAGACTTCAACTGACCATATCTCCTCAAGGATGACAATAAGGGAAGAGCTCAGAAGGACTCTCTCCATCCTGGGGTAATTAGGGTCCTTACTGTTCGCTCAGGGTCCTCACCTCATCTTCTGGTAGGGCTTGGTACGCTTCCCTCTCCTGGTGTGAGACCACATTTTAAGACAAGgcccttatatttttaaaaattactgaagagGTCATTAGGGAGCCCTTAGTCTGACATATCTGCCTGATACCTTCAGGGCTTATAGCATGGTTGGCACTCTGTGCAGACCTGCTTTAATATGAAGTCAGTGGTTTTCTCAGAACTCAGTCAAGGTCTTTCTCATTACTCTTGTTAGAACCTGTAACCTCTTTCTGCTTTTCCGAGGCTGATGCTCCAGTCCAATGCCCTCACCTCTCTAAGTTCTCACAAGGAGGATTCAATGGATGCTTCATCAGACAATTCCTGTCCAGGGCCTGTCAGAAATCTGTGTGACCCCTTACCTTTTGAGGTACAGGGGTCCCCTCAAACTTTACTCACAGTTTTTGCACTACCTCCTGGCAGGACCTAGAAGTAGTTCCTTTCAAAACCTAAAGCAGCCCCTCTCACATGAGGCCATTCACTTTGAAATGCCAGATTTTGTAATTCAGGATGCTTTGCATCCAACCACTCTCACCTTGGCCCTCCCTAGGCTGAGAACAGTATCAGGACTCTGAAAACCCATCTTTTTTGGGGTGGGAGGTCACTCGGACCTCACTCAGTGTCCTCACCTTTACTTATGTTAGGACCTCAGACTCTTCTATTCACTGACCCGAGGCCAGAAACCCCACCCCAATGCCATCTCCTCTTTGAATCTACAAAGGAAGAATTTAGAAGGTACTACAGCAGATGTTCCTTGCCCCAGAGTCACTGTTGCTGATGGCAGGGCCCGACTCTTTGCAGCCCACTCTTACTGGATAGTGGATATCCTCATATCTCATGAAGGGCCTTATCTTACCTCCTGAGAGAGCCTGGGTCTTCTCCCTCTAACTTACACAGTCCCCTTTGCACCAATTCTTTCATTTCCCTGAGACCAGAGGTAAaattctaggtatcttatatCCGGCCACTCCCACCGGGGTCTCCCAGGCCTGACCGGAGGGGCCCGGGTTCGGAGTAGCCTTTCTCATCTGTTGTAGGTGGTTGCATCAGAACTTAGGGTCCTCAACTAACTCCTGGAAGGCCCAGTGCCAACCCCTGATCTGATACCATCCACTCCCTGTCCAGAAAGGGAGAATTTAAGGGCACTACATCAGGTAATCCTAGTCCGGGGTCTTCCGGGATTCTGCCAGCCGCCTCCCCCCGCCAGCCCCCCGTCTTTCTGGTGTGCACGGCCATGCGCGCATTCCACAGGCACAGAGTGGGGAATGGGGGGGTGGTGTGCCCTCAAATCTCATTCAGGGTCTTTACCCTAATTCCAGACGGAATGGAACTCTTCCTGAGAGTTCTCCTGCTCACCTGATACCACTAGCCGGAACAATACTTTCACTTCTCCGAGAAGCCAGAGACGGAAGTTGGGGGGAATCCACTTCCGGTTATTTCCATaggggctgagggcaggggtgtggcctttggaggtgaggggtggagtcttttttgTGGAGGTGGAAGACTCTGGCGAAACTTATTTAGAGGTCTTTCCTTGTCTCCTGGAAGGTCTGGGGCACGACTCTTTCGTGATTTGAGTCAGCAAGCCTCAAGCCAAGACTTCGTCCTCGGGTATCCCACCTTCCAACCCTCCATTCCCAGTTGCCAGAGGGTGAAGTGAAGGAGCCCCTGAACCTAACAGCGAGTTATGGGCTTAGAAGTGCTGATAGCAGGGATGGGTCTGTATAGGTCCATTCTGTTATGGGTGGAATGGCTCCCAAAGAACTCCCTCAGGATCTTAACTGTTACTTCTTAGGGTTTGGGACCCTTCCCTCTAATGGCCTGAGGATGTGGATATAAAAATTTCTGTAGATTGTGTGATAATTTTGAGAATGGTTAGTCCagaatcatgtttttaattttttttattaaatatttttaaaaatttcaattcaatCGAATGAGGGTTGTGGCAATAATGGAGTTTTGGACTTCACATATAACCATCATTCCCAGCTTAACAAGAAAGTGTACCATCTCCAGTAGTTTTCCATCCACCCTGTAAACGTTTGCATTGTGAGTCTACCCCCTACTCTAGTCAGTATCTGGTAGCAACACAGACCACCAAACACAGCCAGAATACATCTGCCCTCTGGTGTGCAAGGAAGTCAGGAACTACAGGAGGTAACCAGAGCTGGGGATAACACCTGGGTTGTTTTTCAAGGCATGTCTACACTCAGCCCTTTATTCCAAGGGCCACTGGGGTAATTAGCCTCCATGAATTCCCGCTCCAGTTTTCCCTCCTTGCAGTTGCACAAGGGCACTGCACTCATTGGTAATACTTGGTAATACTTGGCCTATTTTAAACATTCTGAATCCCCACCTGCTTGCATAGCTTCAATCTCAGTGGCAGAAGGCCATGTATATAAGGGAAGAAATAGCCTTTTCCATCAGGTGTCAAGATCTCTCATAACTTTGGTCACTGGCATGGATGCATGGAATGATTAGAGCAGTGGAGAGATGTAGCTCTCCCAGATTCCATCAGTAACATTACTTAATGGGTGACACAGGGGAGCTATATTGTCTGACACTGGTCAGGGGgcattttttggtgggggggttgggagattggtgggggtgggagtgggaaaggaTGCTGGGCTTGCCTGTGGTTCTTTTAACCAGCAGATCTACCCACTCATATCACTCTACAACTTTAGACTGGCTGTGATGATTCAGAGATTTCCTAGCCTATCCATGTAAACTGTCTGGTACCCTCCACCCAGATTCTCCACGTTCTCACCTTCTGGCAACTTTtctatgttggttttttttttaataattttttttttatcttttaaatttcttttcagtgtaccagaattcattgtttatgcactacacccagtgctccatgcagtgcgtgccctccataatacccaccaccagactcactcaacttcccaccccccgccccttcaaaaccctcatattgtttttcagagtccatagtctctcatggttcatctccccctccagtttcccccaactcccttctgctAAAGCCTTCATTCAGGTTCCTGACCACCAGCTGCCCTGGGTTCTCTGGACTAGTTTTACTATGTGATCTCTCTCATGGATCCTGAAAATTGCTCTACTTCCTCCATCCCTGGTCTTCCTGATATTTCTTCACTCATTGATGCTTTCCTGTCTAGGCCCATTTCCTGGCGCCTGGTCATTCTGGTAAATTCTAGCTTCTCGAAGTAAAGGGGAAAGTCTTGTGGACATAGAATTTTAAACTATGCACTCAAAGGAATCCTAGCACTTAAGATATCACTGTAGAAATCTTGCTTTATATGGGTGAatgattaaattaattttctgctTAATCTGTTTAGAAAATAGGGTAATACAAATTAAATTAGCAGAGATAGTATATTTTTGATCAGAAGTTTGACCAAAACTTAAAAGATTGATAAAATGCCACTGAAAGCTTAATTTAttcacatatgtaaatatatgaaaagataatttgGTATAACATTATTAGAACAGAATGtcattaatatttgtaaaacttCACTGTTGTCAGATTCTTTCCACTCTAATTGCATTTTTCTACATCTCTCCATAATAAAACATCCACATTTGCCCAAGAAATGATGTTCAGTTATGTTGATATCAGTTCTCTTAATCATGAGAAACAATTTGTGTGTCCATCAAGAggagaatatttaaattaattatggcACATATGTGGTTTAGAATTCTAAAATTAACAGAGTGAGGTAGATCTATTTGTGCTCTCTTGGAAAAatcctgcatttattttattcagggATGAGGACAAGAGGCAAGATGATATGTACACTGTTACATGTGTATTTTTGAAACTCacagtgtatttttctttttaaaaaagtttatagcAAAAGATATTCATTATATTGGTACATATAATAgcatggattagaaaaaaaaataagtacccAACATTGAGGCAATGGTTAAATGAATTGTGGTTTAAAGTCAATAAAATCAATCTAGTTTCTAAAAACTACAATTATAGAAAACCCAGTAAAACAtggcaaaaaatggaaaataaaataagtaatcaaAGAAgtaatagaggggcgcctgggtggctcagtgggttaagccgctgccttcggctcaggtcatgatcccaggtcctgggttcgggccccacatcggactttctgctcggcggggagcctgcttcctcctctctctctgcctgcctctctgcttacttgtgatttctctctgtcaaataaataaataaaatctttaaaaaaaaaagaagtaatagagAATTATATGTATCCTATGATTTCAACAAAGTAACCATGTTCACATAGCAATATAGATTGAAAGGGGATATATGAAAATGGATATAAATGTCTCTGAATGattgatttatgtttttttccttcagaattttattaaatagttCATATTGTTAGTGTAAAAGTTAGAATAGATTAAAAGGATGTAgatatccttttttaatttaaagtaattttttattatgttatgttagtcaccatatagtacatcattaatttttgatgtagtgttccatgattcattgttcgcatataacacccagttctctatgcaatatgtgccctccttaatatccatcaccacttatttgtggaacacacggaatagcatggaggacattaggagaaggaagggaaaatgaaggagaggaatcagaaggggagatgaaccatgagagattatggactccaggactcaaactgagggttttagaggggaggggggtggggggatggctgagcccagtgatgggtattaaggaaggatAATGGATatcctccacaaataagtgaaaccataagacaaTCATTACAGTGTATTTTTCTAGCACATGTATGTAAGAATAGGCCTAGAATCAGTCTTAAAATACTACACACAAGATTTTTCAATGCAGTTACCTCTAGGAAGGGataaaatttgaaagaacatAGTAAGGAAGAATTATAATCTCTCCCtattgttagaattttttttaaagattttatttatttatttgacagagagagacacagtgaaagagggaacacgagcagggggagggggagagggagaagcaggcttcccaccgagcaagagaccaatgcagggctcaatcccaggaccttaagatcttgacctgagctgtaggcagatgcttaacaactgagccactcaggcgccccaagccaccaggtgtccctgttaGAATTTTTTGGCAACAAGAACATATGCCCTATTTCCtttgtcattaaaatatttaaataagagaacagaaataCTATCTGTGTAGTTTTCAGATAAAGTAAATgagatgtaggggcgcctgggtggctcagtgggttaagctgctgccttcggctcaggtcatgatctcagggtcctgggatcgagtcccgcatcaggctctttgctcagtagggagcctgcttccctctctccctctccacctgcctctttgtctacttgtgatctctctctgtcaaataaataaaatcttaaaaaataaataaataaataaaaagtaaatgagatGTAATCGGAAAAATCTGATTGCAAATGGtttaatataacaaaatttaaattgttttgtaCATAAAATTTGATGGGCATTGGCAGGGTGTCTCCATTGTCAGGTGATCTTGAAATCCAGGGTGCTTCTATCATGAGCTTCCACATCTCAACATAGGCTCTGCATGTTTGctgttcagtgaaataaaaagcatagAGGTGGCACACTAGTTCTCAAATACCTTTGGAGGTGAGAGGCATGCTTCTGCTCATACTACAGTGTCAAGGATAGTCACATGACCCTTCGTAACCACCGGCAGGTACCTCTATATGAACCAA belongs to Lutra lutra chromosome X, mLutLut1.2, whole genome shotgun sequence and includes:
- the LOC125092275 gene encoding melanoma-associated antigen B10-like translates to MPRGQKSKLRARERHRQAREGSQDLGPRTATFTATTAAAVSYMRSNEGTNEVQGRPRSSQNPTATEPFHRSPLGEKVFILVYYLLYKYQTKEPITKADMLRNVIQIYRNYFHVILRKASDHLELVFGLDMKEVDPNRHIYVLVNKLEPSYDGKLSNESSVPETGLLMTVLGVIFTKGNCATEEQVWEVLNMMGLYPGRKHFIYGEPRKLITRDLVKENYLEYRQVVNSDPPRYEFLWGPRAHAETSKMRVLEFLAKIHDTIPSAFPSYYEEALRDEEERAQARAAAKALIAARANARSRAMASARSRAMASSSSHP